In Oncorhynchus keta strain PuntledgeMale-10-30-2019 chromosome 19, Oket_V2, whole genome shotgun sequence, a single genomic region encodes these proteins:
- the LOC118371752 gene encoding protein mono-ADP-ribosyltransferase PARP10-like, producing the protein MSVESQENRTVEVLGVPEEVEDELLYLYFENKRRSGGGSLVSVELEGSRAILLFEEAEVAARVLSKGPHVLHNAELTVRKPACKDPWRLLLRGVNPTTSQELVELYVENMMGMDIDDYTLYPSPGRDLFLVHFRQAFNKDFQKLFTKISKKPLDGAQIVLEQIDQTDSVLVENLHPSITADMLNLYLESQRGGGGGVKEVSIISEGVARVSFLDFDSVERVLKQSHKLEKMDLMVRPYFSFLQSEDSSSPLTDPLTSVNGTSDSNTTNTPQTESGGQSQTGSLPAASTSDHSQSSHQVTSEPLVPLLSHPVSQATATQGGMEDLTSIPEPMSSHIPVPDPVKLALLQLSPLLQSLQLAHPACSVQIREDGVHMAGSDRLGLEQLKNAMLEFLGGVAQAHLTFDLEKAHFLAKQEVKDKLLQTLKDKGLPSMYTVSDCVVVITSLSFSLVSQACSLLKTLLSDFSIPVDREYECMLYAQEWTGFLQSLGLCSAKVSERGQIDVLTLRGLEEEKQAKIVEFLSTPIETEAIISMEPGMLKYIQTHHHQLLADMDQVSIFPLDAHGICGLRIHGNAGACQMADEVLRGVVSSIVTRTITVNEPGVARFLIQEGEGTSILREMQAKFQVYINMEKVHWEPLENEDIFEAAWNMTSHQSFQRRSSDCSLQASTSVLTHTNQTSNDLSAPDIGLLEEAKRLFSAIDEMVDFGLSSLTRTTDIEEDLYTAGEPIALSTDQGPDRDTTDVEEQATEPLVEGGGSDDEGALAPLVAQDGGLSWATQLSSTLDEEAQMSLAIQYSMETTKRSLTEEEELQKVLELSKKMTKMTRHDGGAMATSSLPAAGLHLDQAVQVSLQEAIQSANTATIFVFAGYSCDLIRVDIALNKKVTLRKHEEKLEHRSLRILSQYHRRCLDFIKRKHAVEVTIQGTTATISGFKDFVTGAMPDMKLLLRRISTMTSDADILRTVQWLWHDPASSGTETAYAPEATVFMENAWKMRQKKIDILLNNLPHIINFEKMQEYNVASGKSVTISRKMLSSEDLYSDIQDEDYSLLSNLPETSRVNEDSDEFQDVVKDFYDSIHEYHNRIKIIKVEKLMNRLLYNQYRLKKASINQSANDPEVERTLYHGTSETSVKEICVHGFNRSFCGKNATVYGQGVYFALNSALSVQDQYSPPNADGHKFVFVTKVLTGDYTQGSHSMKTAPLKESSEIPLRYDSVADKMDNPSLFVIFNDTQAYPEYLITCQKINC; encoded by the exons ATGTCTGTTGAAAGCCAAGAGAACCGGACAGTGGAGGTACTGGGGGTACctgaggaggtggaggatgagCTCCTGTATTTGTACTTTGAGAACAAGCGTCGTTCTGGAGGAGGTAGTCTGGTGTCTGTGGAGCTGGAAGGGAGCCGGGCCATATTACTGTTTGAAGAGGCAGAGG TTGCAGCAAGGGTCCTGTCTAAAGGACCCCATGTCCTGCACAACGCTGAGTTGACCGTGAGGAAGCCTGCTTGTAAGGATCCATGGAGACTGTTGCTGCGGGGGGTTAACCCAACCACCAGTCAGGAGCTGGTGGAGCTGTATGTAGAGAACATGATGGGAATGGACATAGACGATTACACTCTGTACCCCTCACCTGGCAGGGACCTGTTCCTAGTACACTTCCGTCAGGCCTTCAATAAAG ACTTCCAGAAGCTTTTCACAAAGATTTCTAAGAAGCCTCTGGATGGAGCGCAGATTGTTCTGGAACAGATCGATCAGACTGACTCCGTCTTAGTGGAGAACCTGCACCCCAGCATCACAGCAGACATGCTCAATCTGTACCTGGAGAGCCAACGGGGTGGGGGCGGTGGAGTTAAGGAAGTCTCCATCATCTCAGAAGGGGTTGCCAGGGTCTCCTTCCTGGACTTTGACT CAGTGGAACGTGTCCTTAAACAATCACACAAACTCGAGAAGATGGATCTGATGGTCAGGCCTTACTTCTCCTTCCTCCAATCAGAGGACTCCTCCTCACCTCTGACCGATCCCCTGACCTCTGTGAATGGAACATCCGATAGTAACACAACGAACACACCACAGACAGAGAGTGGTGGGCAATCGCAGACTGGTTCTCTCCCTGCAGCCAGTACCAGTGACCATTCTCAGTCCTCCCATCAGGTTACCTCTGAGCCCCTGGTCCCCCTGCTGTCCCACCCTGTATCCCAGGCAACAGCAACCCAGGGAGGCATGGAGGACTTAACATCGATCCCAGAGCCCATGTCGAGCCACATCCCCGTCCCTGACCCAGTGAAACTCGCGCTGCTCCAGCTCAGTCCCCTGCTCCAGAGTCTTCAGCTGGCCCACCCAGCTTGTAGCGTCCAGATCAGGGAAGACGGGGTCCACATGGCCGGGTCTGACCGGCTGGGGCTGGAGCAGCTGAAGAATGCTATGTTGGAGTTCCTTGGGGGTGTGGCCCAGGCTCATCTCACCTTTGACCTCGAGAAGGCCCACTTCCTggccaaacaggaagtgaaaGACAAGCTGCTGCAGACGTTGAAGGACAAGGGACTGCCGTCCATGTACACAGTGTCGGACTGCGTTGTTGTGATAACGTCTCTGTCTTTCAGCTTGGTGAGCCAGGCGTGTAGCTTACTGAAGACCCTGCTGTCTGACTTCAGTATCCCCGTGGACAGAGAGTATGAGTGTATGCTGTATGCCCAGGAGTGGACTGGCTTCCTCCAGTCTCTGGGTCTCTGCTCTGCTAAGGTGTcagagaggggacagatagaTGTCCTGACTCtgagagggttggaggaggagaagcaggCTAAGATAGTGGAGTTCCTCAGTACACCCATTGAAACAGAGGCTATCATCTCTATGGAGCCAGGCATGTTGAAGTACATCCAGACCCACCATCATCAGCTACTAGCTGATATGGACCAGGTGTCTATCTTCCCTCTGGACGCACATGGTATCTGTGGACTCCGA ATCCACGGCAACGCAGGGGCGTGTCAAATGGCTGATGAGGTTCTGAGGGGCGTGGTGTCGTCCATCGTTACCAGAACCATCACAGTGAACGAACCGGGCGTGGCGCGGTTCCTCATCCAGGAGGGAGAGGGGACCAGCATCCTCAGGGAGATGCAGGCCAAGTTCCAGGTTTACATCAACATGGAGAAGGTGCACTGGGAACCCCTGGAGAACGAG GACATCTTTGAGGCTGCATGGAATATGACGTCCCATCAGAGCTTCCAGAGAAGGTCCTCAGATTGTTCCTTACAGGCTTCCACATCAGTTCTGACTCATACTAACCAGACTTCCAACGACCTCTCAGCTCCAGACATAG GTCTTCTAGAGGAGGCAAAGAGGCTGTTCTCAGCCATAGATGAGATGGTGGACTTTGGCCTCTCTAGTCTGACCAGAACCACTGACATTGAGGAGGATCTGTATACGGCTGGGGAACCCATTGCCCTCAGCACCGACCAAGGCCCAGACAGAGACACCACTGATGTGGAGGAGCAGGCTACAGAGCCgctagtggagggagggggtagtGATGATGAGGGTGCTCTTGCTCCTCTGGTTGCCCAGGATGGAGGGCTGTCCTGGGCCACGCAACTCTCCTCTACCCTGGATGAGGAGGCCCAGATGTCCCTGGCCATTCAGTACTCCATGGAGACCACAAAGAGGTCCctgactgaggaggaggagctgcAGAAGGTTCTGGAGCTGTCCAAGAAGATGACGAAGATGACTCGGCATGATGGTGGTGCCATGGCTACCTCTTCCCTCCCTGCTGCTGGCTTGCACCTCGATCAGGCTGTCCAGGTGTCTCTGCAGGAGGCCATCCAGTCAGCCAACACGGCAACAATCTTTGTGTTCGCTGGCTACAGTTGTGACCTGATCAGAGTGGACATTGCCCTGAACAAGAAGGTCACTCTGAGGAAGCATGAGGAGAAGCTAGAGCACCGCAGCCTGAGGATCCTGTCTCAGTACcacag GAGGTGTCTGGACTTCATCAAGAGGAAACATGCCGTGGAGGTCACCATCCAGGGAACCACGGCAACCATCTCCGGGTTCAAAGACTTTGTTACTGGGGCGATGCCGGACATGAAGCTCCTGCTGAGGAGGATATCCACGATGACGTCAGACGCCGACATCCTGCGGACGGTGCAATGGCTGTGGCACGACCCAGCGTCGTCAGGGACAGAGACCGCGTACGCTCCGGAGGCGACAGTGTTTATGGAGAACGCCTGGAAGATGAGGCAGAAAAAGATCGACATCCTGCTCAACAACCTGCCGCACATCATCAACTTTGAGAAGATGCAGGAGTACAACGTGGCCTCTGGGAAGTCAGTAACCATCTCCAGGAAGATGCTGAGCTCAGAAGACTTGTACTCGGATATACAAG ATGAGGACTACAGTCTACTGTCCAACCTGCCTGAAACGTCCAGAGTTAATGAGGATTCTGATGAGTTTCAGGATGTTGTGAAAGACTTCTACGACTCCATACATGAGTACCACAACAGAATCAAAATCATTAAG GTTGAGAAGCTGATGAATAGGCTCCTTTACAACCAGTATAGACTGAAGAAGGCTAGTATAAATCAGAGTGCCAATGACCCAGAAGTGGAGCGTACGCTGTACCACGGCACAAGTGAGACCAGCGTGAAAGAGATCTGCGTTCATGGCTTCAACAGAAGCTTCTGTGGAAAGAATG CCACTGTTTATGGTCAGGGGGTCTACTTTGCTCTGAACTCAGCCCTGTCTGTCCAGGATCAGTATTCTCCCCCCAACGCAGACGGACACAAGTTTGTGTTTGTGACCAAGGTGCTTACTGGGGACTACACGCAGGGCAGTCACTCCATGAAGACGGCTCCTTTGAAGGAGAGCTCTGAGATACCCCTCAGATACGACAGCGTGGCAGATAAGATGGACAACCCCTCTCTGTTTGTGATCTTCAACGACACACAGGCTTACCCTGAGTATCTCATCACATGTCAGAAGATTAATTGCTGA